From Trueperella pecoris, a single genomic window includes:
- a CDS encoding carbohydrate ABC transporter permease, with the protein MARNTHSSGTVNAGRSRMRRRQILTSWSFIIPASLLILVTSFWPMVEAFILSFQTGKGTRLHVAEPIWMNYQRLLEDEIFMMTLKNTVIYLVIQVPIMLIAALVLAVILNRPGLKFKAFWRTAIFLPCAVSLVSYSLVFRTLFATDGFVNQTLMSWNLIEAPVNWLGQPGTARMVIILGLLWRWTGYNMIFYLAGLQNIDPSTIEAARIDGAGPIKTFWYVIVPQLKPIIVLTAILSTNGTLQLFDESWNLTKGGPAYGTMTMSHYLYELSFQKNPNFGYAAAISYVILILVAILAFIQLKVGDKRD; encoded by the coding sequence ATGGCACGCAATACACACAGTAGTGGCACAGTGAACGCTGGCCGCTCACGAATGCGACGTAGGCAAATACTGACAAGCTGGTCATTCATTATTCCTGCCTCATTGCTCATTCTGGTGACAAGCTTCTGGCCGATGGTTGAGGCCTTTATCTTGTCATTCCAGACGGGCAAGGGAACACGCTTGCATGTCGCTGAACCAATCTGGATGAACTATCAGCGTCTTCTTGAGGATGAAATCTTCATGATGACACTGAAGAACACCGTGATTTACCTGGTGATCCAGGTTCCGATCATGCTGATCGCTGCGCTTGTTTTGGCTGTCATTCTTAATCGTCCCGGATTGAAGTTTAAGGCCTTTTGGCGAACGGCTATATTTTTGCCGTGCGCGGTATCGTTGGTGTCCTATTCGCTTGTGTTCAGGACTCTCTTCGCGACTGATGGTTTCGTCAATCAGACTCTGATGTCGTGGAACCTAATTGAGGCTCCGGTCAATTGGTTAGGACAGCCTGGCACGGCTCGCATGGTTATCATCCTCGGCTTGCTGTGGCGTTGGACAGGATACAACATGATCTTCTATCTGGCGGGTTTGCAAAACATTGACCCGTCCACCATCGAGGCGGCGCGCATCGACGGTGCCGGCCCGATCAAAACGTTCTGGTATGTGATTGTCCCCCAGCTCAAACCGATTATTGTGCTCACTGCAATCCTGTCTACCAATGGCACACTCCAGCTCTTTGACGAATCGTGGAATCTTACGAAGGGTGGTCCGGCCTATGGAACGATGACGATGTCGCATTACCTTTACGAGCTTTCCTTCCAAAAGAACCCGAACTTTGGCTACGCGGCAGCGATTTCTTACGTGATTTTGATTCTCGTCGCTATCCTTGCGTTTATTCAGTTGAAGGTGGGTGATAAGCGTGACTAA
- a CDS encoding carbohydrate ABC transporter permease, with translation MTKTLRSAPQYIFLSIVALASLFPLYFMAVSATNESRDVLSTKLTPGSHLVENFNSLVASQDLASALWHSTVNAVATTALALIICSIAGYSFEIFHSRTKDRLMGVLLIAMMIPFAATMIPLFRMFARAGMVNSTWAVVLPAISTPFLILLFRQASRNFPHEILEAARIDGLGELSIFIRIYIPTMRSTYAAAAVITFMTAWNNFLWPKVILVDNAYQTMPMLVSNLSAGYVTDYGVLMLAVLIASLPAVVVFLALQRSFANGVTGAVK, from the coding sequence GTGACTAAAACATTGCGCAGCGCGCCTCAATACATCTTCCTGTCGATCGTTGCTTTGGCTTCGCTCTTCCCTCTGTATTTCATGGCCGTCTCGGCAACGAACGAGAGCCGGGATGTGCTGTCCACGAAACTGACTCCGGGCAGCCACTTGGTGGAAAATTTTAACTCCTTAGTGGCATCCCAAGACCTGGCCAGTGCCCTGTGGCATTCGACAGTTAACGCGGTGGCGACTACTGCCTTGGCGTTGATCATATGCTCGATAGCTGGCTACTCTTTCGAGATTTTCCATTCGCGCACGAAAGACCGCCTCATGGGCGTGTTGTTGATCGCGATGATGATCCCGTTTGCGGCGACCATGATCCCGCTCTTCCGCATGTTTGCGCGTGCAGGAATGGTCAACAGCACGTGGGCGGTGGTTCTTCCAGCTATTTCCACCCCATTCCTCATTTTGCTCTTCCGCCAGGCCTCGCGTAACTTCCCCCATGAAATCCTGGAGGCTGCGCGCATCGATGGCCTTGGTGAGCTATCGATCTTTATCCGTATCTACATCCCTACGATGCGTTCGACCTATGCGGCGGCGGCTGTTATCACGTTTATGACGGCGTGGAACAACTTTTTGTGGCCCAAAGTTATCCTCGTTGATAACGCCTATCAGACGATGCCGATGCTCGTTTCGAACCTGTCTGCTGGGTATGTCACCGATTATGGTGTGCTCATGCTTGCAGTGCTTATCGCCTCGCTTCCGGCCGTCGTCGTTTTCTTGGCCTTGCAGCGTTCGTTCGCTAACGGAGTGACAGGAGCGGTCAAATGA
- a CDS encoding ABC transporter substrate-binding protein: MMKSLRKLVAGATAFALGLALTACGSDSAKEAKTTAASETLTVWAWDPAFNIYALKEAEKIYQKDHPNFKLNVVETPWDDLQPKLTTIAQSGQNDQLPDIFLMQNYSFQKNVANYPDIFANIDAAKIDFSQFPESVVKSSTFEGKNYGLPFDSGTAISALRTDILEQAGYKADDFKDITWDDYLAKGKDILAKTGKPLMSTMAGNSDLVMMMLGSAGKGLFDKDGKATIANNDALIEVARIYKEAIDSGVLQIVNSWDEYIGSFVNGNVAGTINGVWIAASIQTAKDQEGKWAITNVPSLSKVDGATNYTSNGGSSWAISANANKELAQDFLAKTFAGSVDFYDTILSKAGAIANWIPAGKSSVYGEPQKFFGGQKVYSDVVGFGAKVPTVVTGIYHTEARDAVNTALTKIASGADAKTAFAEAQSTVEFAMK; this comes from the coding sequence ATGATGAAATCTCTGAGAAAACTGGTAGCAGGTGCTACAGCTTTCGCACTGGGCTTGGCATTAACCGCCTGTGGCTCTGATTCTGCCAAGGAGGCGAAGACCACCGCGGCGAGCGAGACTCTCACGGTCTGGGCGTGGGACCCGGCATTCAATATCTATGCGTTGAAGGAAGCGGAGAAAATCTATCAGAAGGATCATCCAAACTTTAAACTCAACGTTGTGGAAACGCCGTGGGATGATTTGCAGCCTAAGCTCACCACGATCGCGCAGTCGGGGCAGAACGATCAGCTTCCGGATATCTTCCTCATGCAGAACTACTCGTTCCAAAAGAACGTGGCCAACTATCCAGACATTTTCGCCAATATTGACGCTGCGAAGATCGACTTCTCACAGTTCCCCGAATCCGTGGTGAAGTCATCTACCTTCGAAGGTAAAAATTACGGTCTCCCGTTTGACTCGGGTACGGCAATTTCGGCTCTGCGCACTGATATCCTCGAGCAGGCTGGCTACAAGGCTGATGACTTCAAAGACATCACCTGGGATGACTACCTGGCCAAGGGTAAAGACATCCTCGCTAAGACGGGCAAACCATTGATGTCAACCATGGCCGGCAACTCCGACTTGGTCATGATGATGCTCGGCTCGGCAGGCAAGGGTCTTTTTGACAAGGACGGCAAGGCAACAATTGCTAACAACGATGCTTTGATTGAAGTGGCACGCATTTACAAGGAAGCCATTGACTCAGGCGTCTTGCAGATCGTCAATTCGTGGGACGAGTACATCGGTTCGTTCGTTAACGGCAATGTTGCGGGCACAATCAATGGCGTGTGGATCGCAGCAAGTATCCAAACGGCCAAGGATCAAGAAGGCAAGTGGGCCATCACGAACGTGCCTTCTCTGTCTAAGGTTGATGGGGCGACGAACTACACCAGCAATGGAGGCTCCTCGTGGGCGATTAGCGCCAATGCGAACAAGGAACTCGCCCAGGACTTCCTCGCCAAGACTTTCGCAGGCTCTGTCGATTTCTACGACACGATCCTGTCCAAGGCTGGCGCTATCGCCAACTGGATCCCCGCCGGCAAGTCCTCCGTCTACGGTGAGCCGCAGAAGTTCTTCGGCGGGCAGAAAGTCTACTCCGACGTCGTTGGCTTTGGCGCAAAGGTTCCAACGGTCGTGACCGGCATTTACCACACCGAGGCTCGCGACGCCGTCAATACGGCACTGACGAAGATCGCGTCCGGTGCGGATGCAAAGACTGCCTTCGCTGAGGCACAGTCAACTGTTGAATTCGCGATGAAGTAA
- a CDS encoding glycoside hydrolase family 2 TIM barrel-domain containing protein, with protein sequence MTYVDQQTIADPTVFAVNRRRAHSDHRWFASRAEADAGDSSFETCLDGVWKYFHAHSPADVPAGLEHPEAEIAGWDDVVVPGHVQLAGYDRPQYVNVQYPWDGREDIEPGQVPMQFNPVSTYARDAVFPAAAPDQQLSFVAEGAESALALWVDGTFVGYSEGSFLPAEFDVTEFADGASHRIVCRVWKWSSGSWLEDQDFFRFSGLYRSVFLRLRPRCHIENIRVTSEIIPDGGTARISVEIEGIGLEKARVAAELDGVGEFTRDGNRLWMEVPSARLWTAEDPHLYRMRISVSDGELLEVIDQPVGIRTVAIEGALLRVNGKPVKLKGVNRHEFGPRGRVPDEELLKKDLIALKQLGVNAIRTSHYPNSTPFYELCDRLGFYVIAEAGLETHGMWDRIIRGEGGVELALPGDRDEWYAPVADRVTSMVARDRNHPCVIMWSLGNESYGGSVLARVADAARTMDSRPIHYEGVFHDQRYPGTSDVASQMYTPAAGVADYLREHSDKPFILCEFAHAMGNSFGAVDRYMDLMRREAHFQGVFVWDFADQALPIRDAAGREYFGYGGDFGEAPHDGDFSGNGLFFADHTPKPQTQALKALYQPLLIDVGEDGFTVDNEYVFVRTSHLTCEVSLSREGVCLESSPVAVDLDPGQRGTFALPFQLPTEVGEYAIDVRFLLAQAQLYAPGGFEVARGQHVFRVGEPPALPRRLTAGVRRTSGALKVIDTVHNIGVRGDCFEVLFSRLYGGLQSYTVGEPGRERQILAGTPSVNFWHAPTSNERGWGGPMEDGQWLLASRYSRMLGDMRVSDGDSIEVSWTLELASAPVSRCEISARVYPDSTVVLTARLEPGAGLGDPPEFGFLIPVDPSLRNVRWYGEGPEECAVDRRQGAYVGLYETDVETMLTPYLRPQECGSRTGVRWAQVTDAEGRGIEIVAQSEMEFSALPVSPFELENALHPHELGPHRRTWLRPGMRRGVGGDDSWGARTHPEYLVPQGPLEFTVAISAVGPK encoded by the coding sequence ATGACGTATGTCGATCAGCAGACAATAGCTGACCCCACGGTATTTGCGGTTAATCGCCGCCGAGCTCATTCCGATCACCGTTGGTTTGCGAGCCGCGCTGAGGCCGACGCGGGCGATTCGTCTTTTGAGACGTGCCTCGATGGGGTCTGGAAATACTTTCACGCACACTCTCCGGCTGACGTTCCTGCTGGTCTGGAACACCCCGAGGCCGAGATCGCCGGTTGGGACGACGTCGTCGTGCCCGGCCACGTTCAACTCGCGGGTTATGACCGCCCGCAATATGTCAACGTTCAGTACCCGTGGGATGGTCGCGAGGATATCGAACCGGGCCAGGTTCCCATGCAGTTCAATCCCGTCTCCACATACGCCCGCGATGCCGTTTTCCCCGCCGCCGCACCAGACCAGCAGCTTAGCTTCGTAGCTGAGGGAGCAGAATCCGCGCTGGCGCTGTGGGTGGATGGCACGTTCGTCGGCTATTCGGAAGGGTCCTTTCTGCCAGCCGAATTTGATGTCACCGAGTTTGCTGATGGTGCCAGCCACCGGATTGTGTGCCGGGTGTGGAAGTGGAGCTCAGGATCGTGGCTCGAAGACCAAGACTTTTTCCGATTTTCCGGCCTTTATCGTTCGGTATTTTTGCGGCTACGACCCCGCTGCCACATTGAGAATATCCGTGTGACCAGTGAGATCATTCCCGACGGCGGCACCGCCCGTATCTCGGTCGAGATTGAGGGGATAGGTCTAGAGAAAGCTAGGGTGGCAGCCGAGCTTGACGGCGTCGGCGAGTTCACTCGGGACGGGAACCGCCTGTGGATGGAGGTACCGTCTGCGCGGCTGTGGACGGCAGAGGACCCTCACCTGTACCGTATGCGGATAAGCGTCAGCGACGGCGAGCTCCTTGAGGTCATTGACCAGCCGGTGGGCATCCGTACGGTGGCTATCGAGGGCGCGTTGCTGCGCGTCAATGGAAAGCCAGTCAAACTCAAGGGCGTGAACCGGCACGAGTTCGGCCCGCGCGGGCGCGTACCTGACGAGGAGCTCCTCAAGAAAGATCTCATTGCACTCAAGCAGCTCGGCGTGAATGCCATCCGCACCAGCCACTACCCGAATTCGACTCCGTTCTACGAGCTGTGCGACCGCCTGGGCTTCTACGTTATCGCTGAGGCGGGCCTGGAAACGCACGGCATGTGGGACCGCATCATACGCGGAGAAGGTGGAGTGGAGCTTGCCCTGCCGGGGGATCGCGATGAATGGTACGCACCCGTTGCCGACCGCGTGACCTCGATGGTAGCCCGCGATCGAAATCACCCGTGCGTCATCATGTGGTCGCTCGGCAACGAATCGTATGGCGGAAGTGTGCTGGCACGCGTGGCCGATGCGGCCCGTACGATGGATTCGCGGCCAATCCACTATGAAGGCGTTTTCCACGACCAACGTTACCCCGGCACGAGTGACGTCGCCTCGCAGATGTATACGCCGGCGGCGGGCGTGGCAGACTACCTGCGCGAGCACTCTGATAAACCCTTTATTTTGTGCGAGTTCGCCCACGCAATGGGCAACTCCTTCGGTGCGGTGGATCGTTACATGGACCTCATGCGCCGCGAAGCGCACTTCCAGGGCGTGTTCGTGTGGGACTTTGCCGACCAAGCGCTCCCCATTCGCGACGCCGCTGGGCGCGAGTACTTCGGTTACGGCGGCGACTTTGGAGAAGCTCCACACGACGGCGACTTCAGCGGCAATGGCCTGTTTTTCGCCGATCACACGCCCAAGCCGCAGACTCAGGCCCTCAAGGCGCTCTACCAGCCGCTACTTATCGACGTCGGCGAAGATGGTTTTACGGTTGACAACGAATACGTGTTCGTCCGCACTTCACATCTGACCTGTGAGGTCAGCCTGTCTAGAGAAGGCGTTTGTCTGGAGAGCTCTCCGGTGGCGGTGGATCTCGATCCGGGTCAGAGGGGAACTTTCGCCCTGCCGTTCCAGTTGCCGACTGAGGTGGGAGAATACGCCATCGACGTCCGCTTCCTGCTAGCCCAGGCACAGCTGTATGCACCCGGCGGATTTGAAGTGGCGCGCGGACAGCACGTGTTTAGGGTGGGCGAGCCGCCGGCGCTGCCAAGGAGGCTGACGGCTGGAGTGCGCAGAACATCAGGCGCGCTCAAGGTTATCGACACGGTTCACAACATTGGCGTACGCGGTGACTGCTTCGAAGTCTTGTTCTCCCGACTCTATGGTGGGTTACAGTCCTACACTGTGGGAGAGCCGGGCCGTGAGCGCCAGATCTTGGCAGGCACGCCAAGCGTCAACTTCTGGCACGCGCCCACCTCGAACGAACGCGGCTGGGGCGGCCCGATGGAAGATGGCCAGTGGTTGCTCGCCTCACGCTATAGTCGAATGTTGGGAGACATGCGCGTGAGTGACGGGGACAGCATTGAGGTGTCCTGGACGTTGGAACTGGCCTCTGCACCCGTGTCGCGTTGCGAGATCTCGGCTCGGGTCTATCCCGATTCGACCGTTGTGCTCACAGCTCGCCTAGAGCCAGGGGCTGGCCTGGGGGATCCACCGGAATTCGGTTTCCTCATCCCTGTCGACCCATCGTTGCGAAACGTGCGCTGGTATGGCGAAGGGCCGGAAGAATGCGCCGTCGACCGGCGCCAAGGCGCTTATGTCGGGCTGTACGAAACCGATGTTGAAACGATGCTCACGCCTTACCTGCGTCCGCAAGAATGTGGCTCGCGCACGGGTGTGCGGTGGGCCCAGGTCACTGACGCTGAGGGGCGCGGAATCGAAATCGTGGCCCAATCCGAGATGGAGTTTTCTGCCTTGCCAGTCAGCCCGTTCGAGCTGGAAAACGCTCTGCACCCGCACGAGCTGGGCCCACACCGGCGAACCTGGCTCCGCCCAGGGATGCGCCGCGGCGTCGGTGGTGATGACTCCTGGGGAGCGCGCACGCACCCCGAATACCTTGTGCCACAAGGGCCACTCGAATTCACGGTGGCAATATCAGCAGTTGGCCCTAAATAA
- a CDS encoding LacI family DNA-binding transcriptional regulator, producing the protein MSQLSGATNKPSIQDVARLAGVSAQTVSRVARAVPNVKESTKAKVLRAMDQLGYVPNRAARALRSGQYRTLGVITQNLGRTGESLITAGIAAEAEERGYSVNLRQISHPGTQELAQAGSYFSHQAIDGLIVVQAGSATIPHTLSHGTPTVVSDSRFTNNFSSVVTDQVQGTRLAIEHLLSLGHTRIAHIAGPTESPSANIRQNIWQSTLEEAGLPLGPIMYGNWSARSGYQAGLALSELRVSAIFSANDEMAFGAMRALYEQGVSIPEDISIVGFDDIALAEYSVLPLTTVRQDFETIGRTLTDLVIARIASPTAPIEQRVIPSELILRGSTCPAAVG; encoded by the coding sequence ATGAGTCAGCTATCAGGAGCAACAAACAAGCCGTCTATCCAAGACGTCGCACGCCTTGCCGGCGTCTCCGCACAAACTGTTTCTCGTGTTGCTCGCGCCGTGCCCAATGTCAAAGAAAGCACTAAAGCCAAAGTGCTTCGCGCTATGGATCAGCTCGGTTACGTCCCGAATCGTGCGGCACGAGCGCTACGTTCCGGTCAGTACCGCACGCTTGGCGTCATCACCCAAAATCTCGGCCGCACCGGGGAAAGCCTCATTACCGCTGGCATCGCCGCGGAAGCTGAGGAACGCGGATACTCAGTCAACCTACGCCAAATTTCCCATCCCGGCACCCAAGAACTAGCTCAAGCAGGCTCCTACTTTAGCCATCAGGCTATTGACGGACTCATCGTGGTGCAAGCAGGATCAGCCACGATCCCCCACACACTTTCACACGGCACGCCAACAGTTGTATCGGATTCGCGATTCACCAATAACTTCTCATCGGTCGTCACCGACCAAGTACAGGGCACCCGCCTCGCCATTGAACATCTTCTCAGCTTGGGTCATACTCGGATCGCTCACATCGCAGGCCCAACTGAGTCACCGTCAGCGAATATTCGCCAAAATATTTGGCAGTCAACCCTCGAAGAGGCAGGTTTACCCCTCGGCCCGATCATGTACGGCAATTGGAGCGCGCGATCCGGCTACCAGGCAGGTCTCGCCCTCAGTGAGCTCCGCGTAAGCGCGATCTTCTCCGCAAACGACGAAATGGCGTTTGGCGCCATGCGGGCCTTGTATGAACAAGGCGTGTCCATCCCTGAAGATATTTCCATCGTTGGTTTCGACGATATCGCACTCGCTGAATATTCGGTCCTCCCGCTGACGACCGTCCGACAGGACTTCGAAACAATCGGACGTACACTCACAGATCTGGTTATCGCGCGGATTGCCTCACCCACAGCACCCATCGAACAACGGGTTATTCCTTCTGAACTCATTTTGCGTGGCTCAACGTGCCCAGCAGCTGTCGGATAG